In a single window of the Alphaproteobacteria bacterium genome:
- the dnaQ gene encoding DNA polymerase III subunit epsilon — protein MREIVLDTETTGLDPADGHRIIEIGCVELFNYLPTGKVYHTYINPERDVPQEASAISGIKTEFLKPFPLFSAIVEEFLEFIGDDKLVIHNASFDLKFLNSELGRLNHPLLLPHRATDTLKIARAKFPGSPASLDALCRRFEIDLSSRSKHGALVDSELLAKVYLELVGGRQTAFSFGGKPSTEQVLEKSGNAVATLRPSRSARPHQATPDEILAHNDLIGTIKGSLWKR, from the coding sequence ATGCGTGAAATTGTTTTAGACACAGAAACCACAGGACTCGACCCCGCAGATGGCCACCGAATTATCGAAATCGGTTGTGTGGAGTTGTTCAATTATCTGCCCACAGGTAAGGTCTATCATACCTATATTAACCCTGAACGAGATGTGCCCCAAGAAGCCTCCGCCATCAGTGGTATCAAGACAGAATTCTTGAAACCATTTCCCCTATTTTCCGCGATCGTAGAGGAATTTTTAGAGTTTATCGGTGATGATAAGCTCGTTATTCACAATGCCTCTTTTGATCTAAAATTCTTAAATTCAGAGCTCGGGCGCTTAAACCACCCCCTTCTTTTACCCCACCGGGCAACGGATACCTTGAAAATTGCCCGAGCCAAATTCCCAGGATCCCCGGCGAGTCTTGATGCTTTGTGCCGTCGTTTTGAAATTGACTTGAGTAGTCGCTCAAAGCACGGAGCCTTGGTGGACTCCGAATTGTTAGCCAAAGTGTACCTTGAACTTGTGGGGGGGCGTCAGACGGCATTTTCTTTTGGGGGAAAGCCATCCACTGAACAAGTATTGGAAAAATCCGGAAATGCCGTGGCAACATTGCGACCCTCCCGATCTGCACGTCCCCACCAGGCCACGCCTGATGAAATCTTAGCTCACAATGATCTTATTGGGACTATTAAAGGAAGCTTGTGGAAGCGTTAA
- the hemJ gene encoding protoporphyrinogen oxidase HemJ: MYDWLVDSEVWIKVIHVFFVMAWMAGIFYLPRLFVYHVGVSPKSEAAQLFCVMEYRLYKIIMVPSMLLSLASGIFLAMIQQTWSSGWFHLKLTGVIFLVIFHHLLSHWRKQLATGTCTRTALFFRIINEVPALLLIIIIISVIVKPF; the protein is encoded by the coding sequence ATGTACGATTGGCTTGTTGATTCAGAAGTATGGATAAAAGTGATCCATGTTTTTTTTGTTATGGCATGGATGGCGGGTATATTCTATCTCCCACGGCTCTTTGTCTACCATGTGGGCGTGTCCCCAAAATCCGAGGCTGCACAACTGTTTTGCGTCATGGAATATCGATTGTATAAGATCATTATGGTGCCGTCGATGCTTTTATCCTTGGCATCTGGTATTTTTCTTGCTATGATTCAGCAGACGTGGTCATCAGGGTGGTTTCATCTTAAATTGACCGGGGTTATTTTTCTGGTAATTTTTCATCATTTGTTAAGTCACTGGAGAAAACAATTAGCCACAGGGACGTGTACACGCACTGCTCTCTTTTTCCGAATCATTAATGAGGTGCCCGCACTTTTATTGATCATTATTATCATTAGTGTTATTGTCAAACCGTTTTAG
- the coaE gene encoding dephospho-CoA kinase (Dephospho-CoA kinase (CoaE) performs the final step in coenzyme A biosynthesis.): MIILGLTGSMGMGKSTVTKMLRLVFHVPVWDADQGVRDLLATDLDLIAEIRTLYPEVMVLGKIDRSLLRSRAFEDEACLSTLERLIHERAFSLALQFLAKMRHLKVPLCVLDVPLLFEVGWDELCTHTAVIYAPPAIQQERLLRRADLNETRIQHILRRQWTSEEKRARATYEIQSGLSKRNTFQQLDKIITEISKEKLQDA; this comes from the coding sequence ATGATCATTTTAGGTCTAACGGGGTCGATGGGGATGGGAAAGTCAACAGTCACTAAGATGTTGCGCCTTGTCTTTCATGTTCCTGTATGGGATGCGGATCAGGGTGTGCGGGACCTTCTGGCCACAGATCTCGACCTGATTGCAGAAATTAGAACCCTCTATCCTGAAGTCATGGTCTTAGGGAAGATTGATCGATCTCTTTTACGCAGCCGCGCCTTTGAAGACGAGGCGTGCCTCTCCACTTTAGAGCGCCTCATTCATGAACGCGCTTTTTCCCTTGCCCTTCAGTTTCTTGCAAAAATGCGACATCTAAAGGTTCCTTTGTGTGTGCTGGATGTGCCATTATTGTTTGAGGTGGGTTGGGATGAGCTTTGTACTCATACAGCTGTGATTTATGCCCCTCCCGCGATTCAACAGGAACGTTTATTAAGGCGTGCCGATCTGAACGAGACGCGAATCCAGCATATCTTGCGTCGCCAATGGACCAGTGAGGAAAAAAGAGCGAGGGCTACATATGAAATTCAATCCGGACTCTCAAAGAGAAATACTTTTCAACAACTTGACAAAATAATCACTGAAATAAGTAAAGAGAAACTTCAAGATGCGTGA
- the rho gene encoding transcription termination factor Rho, translating to MQLQELKRKPPAELLAQAEELEIENASALRKQDLMFAILKKLAEKDVPIFGDGVVEILQDGFGFLRSPESNYLPGPDDIYVSPSQVRRFGLRTGDTVEGQIRAPKDSERYFALLKLNTINFEPPDNIKYRINFDNLTPLYPEKRLTLEVEGEGNVSNGKDFTQRVIDLVAPLGKGQRALIVAPPRTGKTVMLQNIAHSIATNHPEIYLIVLLIDERPEEVTDMARSVKGEVVSSTFDEPASRHVQVAEMVIEKAKRLVEQKRDVVILLDSITRLGRAYNTVVPSSGKVLTGGVDANALQRPKRFFGAARNIEEGGSLTIIATALVDTGSRMDDVIFEEFKGTGNAEIILDRKLADKRTFPSIDITKSGTRKEELLITDKAELSKMWVLRRILNPMGTVEAMEFLHDKLKYSKSNTDFFETMNS from the coding sequence ATGCAATTACAGGAACTTAAGCGCAAACCGCCAGCAGAACTATTGGCGCAGGCAGAAGAATTAGAAATTGAAAACGCCAGTGCATTACGCAAACAGGATTTAATGTTTGCGATTTTAAAAAAATTGGCAGAAAAAGATGTTCCCATCTTTGGGGACGGGGTTGTCGAAATCCTCCAAGATGGTTTTGGATTTTTGCGCTCTCCAGAGTCAAACTACCTTCCGGGGCCAGATGATATTTATGTATCCCCTAGCCAAGTGCGCCGTTTTGGCTTGCGTACCGGTGATACAGTCGAGGGGCAAATTCGAGCCCCCAAAGACAGCGAACGTTATTTTGCCCTCCTAAAGCTCAATACCATCAATTTTGAGCCACCAGATAATATTAAATATCGCATCAACTTTGACAACCTCACTCCTCTTTATCCGGAGAAGCGGTTGACTCTTGAGGTTGAAGGCGAAGGCAATGTTTCCAATGGCAAAGACTTTACCCAAAGGGTCATTGATCTTGTTGCGCCATTAGGAAAAGGTCAACGTGCGTTGATTGTGGCGCCTCCTCGAACTGGTAAAACCGTTATGTTGCAAAACATTGCCCACTCTATTGCGACCAATCATCCAGAAATTTATCTCATTGTTCTTCTTATTGATGAACGACCAGAGGAAGTCACGGACATGGCGCGTTCTGTTAAGGGCGAAGTTGTTTCTTCAACTTTCGATGAACCTGCTTCACGACACGTTCAAGTTGCTGAAATGGTCATTGAAAAGGCAAAGCGTCTTGTTGAACAAAAACGAGATGTTGTTATCTTGCTTGACTCCATTACCCGTCTGGGGCGGGCCTACAACACGGTTGTACCATCTTCTGGTAAGGTTTTGACAGGTGGTGTTGATGCGAACGCCCTACAGCGTCCTAAGCGCTTCTTTGGAGCCGCACGTAACATCGAGGAAGGTGGATCTTTAACGATTATTGCAACCGCCTTGGTCGATACGGGATCTCGTATGGATGACGTGATCTTTGAAGAATTTAAAGGAACCGGTAACGCTGAAATTATTTTGGATCGTAAGCTTGCGGATAAACGTACCTTCCCATCCATTGATATCACCAAGTCAGGCACTCGTAAGGAAGAACTTCTGATTACTGATAAGGCTGAGCTGTCCAAAATGTGGGTCTTGCGCCGTATTCTGAATCCAATGGGTACTGTCGAAGCCATGGAATTCTTGCATGATAAGTTGAAATACAGCAAGAGCAACACTGACTTTTTCGAGACTATGAATTCTTAA
- the hemH gene encoding ferrochelatase yields MTQSPPPRPERLAVVLMNLGGPDTLDAVRPFLKNLFSDPAIITLPWPLRALLAWFISRVRTKKARKIYQQMGGGSPLLANTRAQQILLRDRLRDQLPHKKVDVFIAMRYWHPFTSEAVSLTKSFQPDQIILLPLYPQYSTTTTGSSFLEWHKSAKENGLNASTWEIRCYPQDEGFIHAHVDLLLPWIDKATVHGKPRILFSAHGLPQKVIDAGDPYEVQIHETVSAIMKQVPSGVEHVVCYQSKVGPMKWLEPSLEQEVIRAGKEKVPVIVVPVSFVSEHSETLVELDRDYRTLAESLGVPFYGRVPTLSDHPSYIQALAGLVSRELNQK; encoded by the coding sequence ATGACCCAATCCCCCCCACCCCGTCCAGAAAGGCTTGCAGTGGTTTTGATGAATTTGGGCGGGCCAGATACACTTGATGCCGTTCGCCCCTTTTTGAAAAATCTTTTTTCAGATCCAGCAATCATTACGCTTCCATGGCCGTTGAGGGCTTTATTAGCCTGGTTTATTTCTCGTGTACGTACCAAAAAAGCGAGAAAAATTTATCAACAAATGGGGGGTGGATCTCCTCTTTTAGCGAACACACGGGCGCAACAAATTCTGCTGCGTGATCGTTTGCGAGACCAACTCCCCCATAAAAAAGTTGATGTTTTTATTGCGATGCGGTACTGGCATCCCTTTACATCAGAAGCAGTATCCCTTACAAAATCCTTCCAACCGGATCAGATTATTTTACTACCTCTGTACCCTCAATATTCTACCACTACGACAGGATCGAGTTTTTTGGAATGGCACAAGTCTGCCAAGGAAAATGGACTGAACGCCTCAACGTGGGAGATTCGGTGTTACCCTCAAGATGAAGGTTTCATTCATGCGCATGTGGATTTATTGCTCCCCTGGATTGACAAAGCGACCGTACATGGAAAACCCCGTATTTTATTTTCTGCTCACGGTTTACCCCAAAAAGTAATCGATGCAGGTGATCCTTATGAGGTTCAAATTCATGAAACCGTCTCAGCAATAATGAAACAAGTACCCTCTGGAGTGGAGCATGTTGTGTGTTATCAAAGCAAGGTTGGTCCCATGAAATGGTTGGAACCATCCTTAGAGCAAGAGGTGATACGGGCAGGAAAGGAGAAAGTTCCTGTTATTGTTGTTCCTGTATCCTTTGTGTCAGAACACTCAGAAACACTTGTAGAATTGGATCGAGATTATCGCACCCTTGCAGAGTCTCTGGGGGTTCCGTTCTATGGTCGCGTTCCAACATTGAGCGACCATCCCTCCTATATCCAAGCTCTTGCAGGGCTTGTAAGTAGGGAATTAAATCAAAAATAA